Proteins from a genomic interval of Xiphias gladius isolate SHS-SW01 ecotype Sanya breed wild chromosome 23, ASM1685928v1, whole genome shotgun sequence:
- the simc1 gene encoding SUMO-interacting motif-containing protein 1 isoform X5 → MRKRQNSTALAVVDLTESDSANGTEQEIKNMLPGDCQIKNESSNKNQTSKKQDINLQKSSSSDSAFLAPQQDCGNLKPKMRCLNSQTQHQKHSYKGHPCHHTPAVKLRRLPFLETHVRELKTSRFSVHLTRDCTQMSLCFRQLDNSDAPECIGNLTTTSASNGPCMEPSLDESPPKVAESLIGQEQQENSNEFTITRLYDFSDHSSPHSPTTRLNPSELFNLDSLPHRSPVSHDLKSQVDPTPTSDHTPVENRSEWQSDEAKTERASNSPNFLCLSIPSESPLSVSKTEDMDERSGTGTYRGDLGIDSPLSFVWQEGSDGEEVNEESRFDMDFRAASQEDRHFVCPVTLRKIMSGPGQALIDVEDEGFGTPEVLCRQSLSLVYSTIDENYPEGTLQLLSDLLQPGYYPPRDITMHLLRSILLDPQCPHHLGVQAFNLLMRTQRHHMADKTTVPWDWELLTSVVASQDSTKRHRCEVVRMLLEYVVQTLEDDFQAKRSISALHHSIAKGTLSCDQQFPRVRDVIKWLFSAIMKSTENEESRERDEQIRMVSIFQRMLSLALEVDRSPALNSAKLSQELFHMLISNMPLRAHRKLLLESLQSKLLRCKLLEHLLDYACPLKISLPMSLSLLLHFLKNCTLAPDPTDGTGRWQRWEELVHLLWMLLLSYNKAMKGYLCNSVTEQRGRVSTLVYKPDDKVSKLAIREAVETFLFRSQADLGQALPLHVEESLTYLQDHLLDVCQC, encoded by the exons ATGCGAAAAAGACAAAATTCCACTGCCTTGGCAGTGGTAGACTTGACTGAAAGCGATTCGGCAAATGGGACTGAACAGGAGATAAAGAATATGCTACCAGGtgactgtcaaataaaaaatgaaagttcaaataaaaatcaaacctcaaaaaaacaagatattaaCCTACAAAAGAGCTCTTCAAGTGACTCAGCTTTTCTCGCTCCACAGCAGGACTGTGGTAACCTAAAGCCAAAGATGAGATGTTTGAATTCTCAAACACAACACCAAAAGCACAGCTATAAAGGACATCCTTGCCATCACACACCTGCTGTAAAATTGAGACGACTGCCTTTTCTTGAAACGCATGTCAGGGAACTGAAAACATCAAGGTTTTCTGTCCATTTAACCAGAGACTGCACACAGATGTCCCTGTGCTTTAGACAACTGGACAATAGCGATGCACCAGAATGCATTGGTAATTTGACGACGACTTCAGCATCAAATGGTCCTTGCATGGAACCTTCACTGGATGAGTCTCCTCCTAAGGTGGCTGAATCACTTATTGGACAGGAACAACAGGAGAACAGTAATGAATTTACAATCACACGGTTATATGACTTCTCTGATCACTCATCCCCCCACTCTCCCACCACCAGACTGAACCCTTCTGAGCTTTTTAACCTTGACTCTTTGCCCCACAGAAGTCCTGTATCTCATGATCTTAAGAGCCAAGTCGACCCAACACCAACCTCTGATCATACACCAGTTGAAAACAGGTCTGAATGGCAATCGGATGAAGCTAAGACGGAAAGGGCCTCAAACAGCCCTAACTTCTTGTGCTTAAGCATTCCTAGTGAATCTCCTTTGTCTGTATCTAAAACTGAGGACATGGATGAAAGATCTGGGACCGGGACATATAGAGGGGATCTGGGAATTGACAGTCCACTGTCTTTTGTTTGGCAAGAGGGGAGTGATGGAGAAGAAGTGAACGAAGAGAGCAGATTTGATATGGACTTCAGGGCGGCCAGTCAAGAGGACAGGCATTTTGTGTGCCCAGTTACACtcagaaaaataatgtctgGACCAGGTCAAGCCTTG ATTGATGTGGAGGATGAAGGCTTTGGAACTCCAGAGGTGCTATGCCGTCAGAGCCTGAGCCTGGTTTACAGTACCATCGATGAGAACTACCCAGAGGGCACTTTGCAGCTTTTGTCTGACTTACTACAACCTGGTTACTATCCCCCCAGAGATATCACTATGCATCTACTCCGCAGCATTCTGCTCGACCCACAGTGTCCCCATCACCTGGGTGTGCAGGCCTTTAACCTGCTGATGAGGACACAGAG ACACCACATGGCTGATAAAACCACAGTTCCGTGGGACTGGGAATTGTTGACCTCAGTCGTGGCCAGTCAG GACTCTACAAAGAGACATCGATGTGAGGTTGTGCGCATGCTCCTGGAGTATGTTGTGCAGACATTGGAAGATGACTTCCAGGCCAAACGTTCTATTTCTGCCCTCCACCACTCGATTGCTAAAGGCACATTGTCATGTGATCAGCAGTTCCCACGAGTCAG agACGTCATCAAATGGCTTTTTTCTGCCATTATGAAGTCGACAGAGAatgaagagagcagagagagagatgaacaaATCAG AATGGTGTCCATCTTCCAGAGGATGCTGTCTCTTGCTCTGGAGGTGGACCGCTCTCCAGCTCTCAACTCTGCCAAGCTGTCCCAGGAGCTCTTCCATATGCTCATCAGCAATATGCCTTTGCGAGCAcatag GAAGTTGTTGCTAGAGAGCCTGCAGAGCAAGCTGCTGAGATGTAAGCTATTGGAACATCTATTGGACTATGCATGCCCACTGAAAATCTCTCTGCCCATGTCACTTagtctgctgcttcactttctGAAGAACTGCACTCTGGCACCAGACCCTACG GATGGTACTGGAAGATGGCAGAGGTGGGAAGAGTTGGTCCATCTTCTCTGGATGTTGCTGCTCAGCTACAACAAAGCAATGAAAG GCTATCTGTGCAACTCAGTCACTGAACAAAGAGGCAGAGTTAGCACACTCGTCTACAAACCGGATGATAAGGTATCCAAGCTTGCCATTCGTGAAGCTGTCGAGACCTTCCTATTCAGATCCCAGGCTGACCTTGGCCAGGCACTACCTCTCCATGTGGAAGAGTCTCTCACTTATCTACAGGATCACCTGCTAGATGTCTGTCAGTGTTGA
- the simc1 gene encoding SUMO-interacting motif-containing protein 1 isoform X7: protein MRCLNSQTQHQKHSYKGHPCHHTPAVKLRRLPFLETHVRELKTSRFSVHLTRDCTQMSLCFRQLDNSDAPECIGNLTTTSASNGPCMEPSLDESPPKVAESLIGQEQQENSNEFTITRLYDFSDHSSPHSPTTRLNPSELFNLDSLPHRSPVSHDLKSQVDPTPTSDHTPVENRSEWQSDEAKTERASNSPNFLCLSIPSESPLSVSKTEDMDERSGTGTYRGDLGIDSPLSFVWQEGSDGEEVNEESRFDMDFRAASQEDRHFVCPVTLRKIMSGPGQALIDVEDEGFGTPEVLCRQSLSLVYSTIDENYPEGTLQLLSDLLQPGYYPPRDITMHLLRSILLDPQCPHHLGVQAFNLLMRTQRHHMADKTTVPWDWELLTSVVASQDSTKRHRCEVVRMLLEYVVQTLEDDFQAKRSISALHHSIAKGTLSCDQQFPRVRDVIKWLFSAIMKSTENEESRERDEQIRMVSIFQRMLSLALEVDRSPALNSAKLSQELFHMLISNMPLRAHRKLLLESLQSKLLRCKLLEHLLDYACPLKISLPMSLSLLLHFLKNCTLAPDPTDGTGRWQRWEELVHLLWMLLLSYNKAMKGYLCNSVTEQRGRVSTLVYKPDDKVSKLAIREAVETFLFRSQADLGQALPLHVEESLTYLQDHLLDVCQC, encoded by the exons ATGAGATGTTTGAATTCTCAAACACAACACCAAAAGCACAGCTATAAAGGACATCCTTGCCATCACACACCTGCTGTAAAATTGAGACGACTGCCTTTTCTTGAAACGCATGTCAGGGAACTGAAAACATCAAGGTTTTCTGTCCATTTAACCAGAGACTGCACACAGATGTCCCTGTGCTTTAGACAACTGGACAATAGCGATGCACCAGAATGCATTGGTAATTTGACGACGACTTCAGCATCAAATGGTCCTTGCATGGAACCTTCACTGGATGAGTCTCCTCCTAAGGTGGCTGAATCACTTATTGGACAGGAACAACAGGAGAACAGTAATGAATTTACAATCACACGGTTATATGACTTCTCTGATCACTCATCCCCCCACTCTCCCACCACCAGACTGAACCCTTCTGAGCTTTTTAACCTTGACTCTTTGCCCCACAGAAGTCCTGTATCTCATGATCTTAAGAGCCAAGTCGACCCAACACCAACCTCTGATCATACACCAGTTGAAAACAGGTCTGAATGGCAATCGGATGAAGCTAAGACGGAAAGGGCCTCAAACAGCCCTAACTTCTTGTGCTTAAGCATTCCTAGTGAATCTCCTTTGTCTGTATCTAAAACTGAGGACATGGATGAAAGATCTGGGACCGGGACATATAGAGGGGATCTGGGAATTGACAGTCCACTGTCTTTTGTTTGGCAAGAGGGGAGTGATGGAGAAGAAGTGAACGAAGAGAGCAGATTTGATATGGACTTCAGGGCGGCCAGTCAAGAGGACAGGCATTTTGTGTGCCCAGTTACACtcagaaaaataatgtctgGACCAGGTCAAGCCTTG ATTGATGTGGAGGATGAAGGCTTTGGAACTCCAGAGGTGCTATGCCGTCAGAGCCTGAGCCTGGTTTACAGTACCATCGATGAGAACTACCCAGAGGGCACTTTGCAGCTTTTGTCTGACTTACTACAACCTGGTTACTATCCCCCCAGAGATATCACTATGCATCTACTCCGCAGCATTCTGCTCGACCCACAGTGTCCCCATCACCTGGGTGTGCAGGCCTTTAACCTGCTGATGAGGACACAGAG ACACCACATGGCTGATAAAACCACAGTTCCGTGGGACTGGGAATTGTTGACCTCAGTCGTGGCCAGTCAG GACTCTACAAAGAGACATCGATGTGAGGTTGTGCGCATGCTCCTGGAGTATGTTGTGCAGACATTGGAAGATGACTTCCAGGCCAAACGTTCTATTTCTGCCCTCCACCACTCGATTGCTAAAGGCACATTGTCATGTGATCAGCAGTTCCCACGAGTCAG agACGTCATCAAATGGCTTTTTTCTGCCATTATGAAGTCGACAGAGAatgaagagagcagagagagagatgaacaaATCAG AATGGTGTCCATCTTCCAGAGGATGCTGTCTCTTGCTCTGGAGGTGGACCGCTCTCCAGCTCTCAACTCTGCCAAGCTGTCCCAGGAGCTCTTCCATATGCTCATCAGCAATATGCCTTTGCGAGCAcatag GAAGTTGTTGCTAGAGAGCCTGCAGAGCAAGCTGCTGAGATGTAAGCTATTGGAACATCTATTGGACTATGCATGCCCACTGAAAATCTCTCTGCCCATGTCACTTagtctgctgcttcactttctGAAGAACTGCACTCTGGCACCAGACCCTACG GATGGTACTGGAAGATGGCAGAGGTGGGAAGAGTTGGTCCATCTTCTCTGGATGTTGCTGCTCAGCTACAACAAAGCAATGAAAG GCTATCTGTGCAACTCAGTCACTGAACAAAGAGGCAGAGTTAGCACACTCGTCTACAAACCGGATGATAAGGTATCCAAGCTTGCCATTCGTGAAGCTGTCGAGACCTTCCTATTCAGATCCCAGGCTGACCTTGGCCAGGCACTACCTCTCCATGTGGAAGAGTCTCTCACTTATCTACAGGATCACCTGCTAGATGTCTGTCAGTGTTGA
- the simc1 gene encoding SUMO-interacting motif-containing protein 1 isoform X6, giving the protein MDDAIILSSDDSDVEIVGSFTTKAEPLPLTSVRVEVDALSVNVPPHYIDLTDPRWTVPELKMRKRQNSTALAVVDLTESDSANGTEQEIKNMLPGDCQIKNESSNKNQTSKKQDINLQKSSSSDSAFLAPQQDCGNLKPKMRCLNSQTQHQKHSYKGHPCHHTPAVKLRRLPFLETHVRELKTSRFSVHLTRDCTQMSLCFRQLDNSDAPECIGNLTTTSASNGPCMEPSLDESPPKVAESLIGQEQQENSNEFTITRLYDFSDHSSPHSPTTRLNPSELFNLDSLPHRSPVSHDLKSQVDPTPTSDHTPVENRSEWQSDEAKTERASNSPNFLCLSIPSESPLSVSKTEDMDERSGTGTYRGDLGIDSPLSFVWQEGSDGEEVNEESRFDMDFRAASQEDRHFVCPVTLRKIMSGPGQALIDVEDEGFGTPEVLCRQSLSLVYSTIDENYPEGTLQLLSDLLQPGYYPPRDITMHLLRSILLDPQCPHHLGVQAFNLLMRTQRHHMADKTTVPWDWELLTSVVASQDSTKRHRCEVVRMLLEYVVQTLEDDFQAKRSISALHHSIAKGTLSCDQQFPRVRDVIKWLFSAIMKSTENEESRERDEQIRMVSIFQRMLSLALEVDRSPALNSAKLSQELFHMLISNMPLRAHRKLLLESLQSKLLRYP; this is encoded by the exons ATGGATGATGCGATCATTCTCAGCTCAGACGACTCCGATGTGGAAATCGTCGGCTCCTTCACGACCAAGGCTGAGCCGCTGCCCCTCACGTCTGTGCGGGTCGAGGTCGATGCCCTGAGCGTCAACGTCCCACCT cATTATATTGACCTCACTGATCCAAGATGGACTGTTCCAGAGCTGAAAATGCGAAAAAGACAAAATTCCACTGCCTTGGCAGTGGTAGACTTGACTGAAAGCGATTCGGCAAATGGGACTGAACAGGAGATAAAGAATATGCTACCAGGtgactgtcaaataaaaaatgaaagttcaaataaaaatcaaacctcaaaaaaacaagatattaaCCTACAAAAGAGCTCTTCAAGTGACTCAGCTTTTCTCGCTCCACAGCAGGACTGTGGTAACCTAAAGCCAAAGATGAGATGTTTGAATTCTCAAACACAACACCAAAAGCACAGCTATAAAGGACATCCTTGCCATCACACACCTGCTGTAAAATTGAGACGACTGCCTTTTCTTGAAACGCATGTCAGGGAACTGAAAACATCAAGGTTTTCTGTCCATTTAACCAGAGACTGCACACAGATGTCCCTGTGCTTTAGACAACTGGACAATAGCGATGCACCAGAATGCATTGGTAATTTGACGACGACTTCAGCATCAAATGGTCCTTGCATGGAACCTTCACTGGATGAGTCTCCTCCTAAGGTGGCTGAATCACTTATTGGACAGGAACAACAGGAGAACAGTAATGAATTTACAATCACACGGTTATATGACTTCTCTGATCACTCATCCCCCCACTCTCCCACCACCAGACTGAACCCTTCTGAGCTTTTTAACCTTGACTCTTTGCCCCACAGAAGTCCTGTATCTCATGATCTTAAGAGCCAAGTCGACCCAACACCAACCTCTGATCATACACCAGTTGAAAACAGGTCTGAATGGCAATCGGATGAAGCTAAGACGGAAAGGGCCTCAAACAGCCCTAACTTCTTGTGCTTAAGCATTCCTAGTGAATCTCCTTTGTCTGTATCTAAAACTGAGGACATGGATGAAAGATCTGGGACCGGGACATATAGAGGGGATCTGGGAATTGACAGTCCACTGTCTTTTGTTTGGCAAGAGGGGAGTGATGGAGAAGAAGTGAACGAAGAGAGCAGATTTGATATGGACTTCAGGGCGGCCAGTCAAGAGGACAGGCATTTTGTGTGCCCAGTTACACtcagaaaaataatgtctgGACCAGGTCAAGCCTTG ATTGATGTGGAGGATGAAGGCTTTGGAACTCCAGAGGTGCTATGCCGTCAGAGCCTGAGCCTGGTTTACAGTACCATCGATGAGAACTACCCAGAGGGCACTTTGCAGCTTTTGTCTGACTTACTACAACCTGGTTACTATCCCCCCAGAGATATCACTATGCATCTACTCCGCAGCATTCTGCTCGACCCACAGTGTCCCCATCACCTGGGTGTGCAGGCCTTTAACCTGCTGATGAGGACACAGAG ACACCACATGGCTGATAAAACCACAGTTCCGTGGGACTGGGAATTGTTGACCTCAGTCGTGGCCAGTCAG GACTCTACAAAGAGACATCGATGTGAGGTTGTGCGCATGCTCCTGGAGTATGTTGTGCAGACATTGGAAGATGACTTCCAGGCCAAACGTTCTATTTCTGCCCTCCACCACTCGATTGCTAAAGGCACATTGTCATGTGATCAGCAGTTCCCACGAGTCAG agACGTCATCAAATGGCTTTTTTCTGCCATTATGAAGTCGACAGAGAatgaagagagcagagagagagatgaacaaATCAG AATGGTGTCCATCTTCCAGAGGATGCTGTCTCTTGCTCTGGAGGTGGACCGCTCTCCAGCTCTCAACTCTGCCAAGCTGTCCCAGGAGCTCTTCCATATGCTCATCAGCAATATGCCTTTGCGAGCAcatag GAAGTTGTTGCTAGAGAGCCTGCAGAGCAAGCTGCTGAGAT ATCCATGA
- the simc1 gene encoding SUMO-interacting motif-containing protein 1 isoform X8, producing the protein MDDAIILSSDDSDVEIVGSFTTKAEPLPLTSVRVEVDALSVNVPPHYIDLTDPRWTVPELKMRKRQNSTALAVVDLTESDSANGTEQEIKNMLPGDCQIKNESSNKNQTSKKQDINLQKSSSSDSAFLAPQQDCGNLKPKMRCLNSQTQHQKHSYKGHPCHHTPAVKLRRLPFLETHVRELKTSRFSVHLTRDCTQMSLCFRQLDNSDAPECIGNLTTTSASNGPCMEPSLDESPPKVAESLIGQEQQENSNEFTITRLYDFSDHSSPHSPTTRLNPSELFNLDSLPHRSPVSHDLKSQVDPTPTSDHTPVENRSEWQSDEAKTERASNSPNFLCLSIPSESPLSVSKTEDMDERSGTGTYRGDLGIDSPLSFVWQEGSDGEEVNEESRFDMDFRAASQEDRHFVCPVTLRKIMSGPGQALIDVEDEGFGTPEVLCRQSLSLVYSTIDENYPEGTLQLLSDLLQPGYYPPRDITMHLLRSILLDPQCPHHLGVQAFNLLMRTQRHHMADKTTVPWDWELLTSVVASQDSTKRHRCEVVRMLLEYVVQTLEDDFQAKRSISALHHSIAKGTLSCDQQFPRVRDVIKWLFSAIMKSTENEESRERDEQIR; encoded by the exons ATGGATGATGCGATCATTCTCAGCTCAGACGACTCCGATGTGGAAATCGTCGGCTCCTTCACGACCAAGGCTGAGCCGCTGCCCCTCACGTCTGTGCGGGTCGAGGTCGATGCCCTGAGCGTCAACGTCCCACCT cATTATATTGACCTCACTGATCCAAGATGGACTGTTCCAGAGCTGAAAATGCGAAAAAGACAAAATTCCACTGCCTTGGCAGTGGTAGACTTGACTGAAAGCGATTCGGCAAATGGGACTGAACAGGAGATAAAGAATATGCTACCAGGtgactgtcaaataaaaaatgaaagttcaaataaaaatcaaacctcaaaaaaacaagatattaaCCTACAAAAGAGCTCTTCAAGTGACTCAGCTTTTCTCGCTCCACAGCAGGACTGTGGTAACCTAAAGCCAAAGATGAGATGTTTGAATTCTCAAACACAACACCAAAAGCACAGCTATAAAGGACATCCTTGCCATCACACACCTGCTGTAAAATTGAGACGACTGCCTTTTCTTGAAACGCATGTCAGGGAACTGAAAACATCAAGGTTTTCTGTCCATTTAACCAGAGACTGCACACAGATGTCCCTGTGCTTTAGACAACTGGACAATAGCGATGCACCAGAATGCATTGGTAATTTGACGACGACTTCAGCATCAAATGGTCCTTGCATGGAACCTTCACTGGATGAGTCTCCTCCTAAGGTGGCTGAATCACTTATTGGACAGGAACAACAGGAGAACAGTAATGAATTTACAATCACACGGTTATATGACTTCTCTGATCACTCATCCCCCCACTCTCCCACCACCAGACTGAACCCTTCTGAGCTTTTTAACCTTGACTCTTTGCCCCACAGAAGTCCTGTATCTCATGATCTTAAGAGCCAAGTCGACCCAACACCAACCTCTGATCATACACCAGTTGAAAACAGGTCTGAATGGCAATCGGATGAAGCTAAGACGGAAAGGGCCTCAAACAGCCCTAACTTCTTGTGCTTAAGCATTCCTAGTGAATCTCCTTTGTCTGTATCTAAAACTGAGGACATGGATGAAAGATCTGGGACCGGGACATATAGAGGGGATCTGGGAATTGACAGTCCACTGTCTTTTGTTTGGCAAGAGGGGAGTGATGGAGAAGAAGTGAACGAAGAGAGCAGATTTGATATGGACTTCAGGGCGGCCAGTCAAGAGGACAGGCATTTTGTGTGCCCAGTTACACtcagaaaaataatgtctgGACCAGGTCAAGCCTTG ATTGATGTGGAGGATGAAGGCTTTGGAACTCCAGAGGTGCTATGCCGTCAGAGCCTGAGCCTGGTTTACAGTACCATCGATGAGAACTACCCAGAGGGCACTTTGCAGCTTTTGTCTGACTTACTACAACCTGGTTACTATCCCCCCAGAGATATCACTATGCATCTACTCCGCAGCATTCTGCTCGACCCACAGTGTCCCCATCACCTGGGTGTGCAGGCCTTTAACCTGCTGATGAGGACACAGAG ACACCACATGGCTGATAAAACCACAGTTCCGTGGGACTGGGAATTGTTGACCTCAGTCGTGGCCAGTCAG GACTCTACAAAGAGACATCGATGTGAGGTTGTGCGCATGCTCCTGGAGTATGTTGTGCAGACATTGGAAGATGACTTCCAGGCCAAACGTTCTATTTCTGCCCTCCACCACTCGATTGCTAAAGGCACATTGTCATGTGATCAGCAGTTCCCACGAGTCAG agACGTCATCAAATGGCTTTTTTCTGCCATTATGAAGTCGACAGAGAatgaagagagcagagagagagatgaacaaATCAGGTGA
- the simc1 gene encoding SUMO-interacting motif-containing protein 1 isoform X9 codes for MDFRAASQEDRHFVCPVTLRKIMSGPGQALIDVEDEGFGTPEVLCRQSLSLVYSTIDENYPEGTLQLLSDLLQPGYYPPRDITMHLLRSILLDPQCPHHLGVQAFNLLMRTQRHHMADKTTVPWDWELLTSVVASQDSTKRHRCEVVRMLLEYVVQTLEDDFQAKRSISALHHSIAKGTLSCDQQFPRVRDVIKWLFSAIMKSTENEESRERDEQIRMVSIFQRMLSLALEVDRSPALNSAKLSQELFHMLISNMPLRAHRKLLLESLQSKLLRCKLLEHLLDYACPLKISLPMSLSLLLHFLKNCTLAPDPTDGTGRWQRWEELVHLLWMLLLSYNKAMKGYLCNSVTEQRGRVSTLVYKPDDKVSKLAIREAVETFLFRSQADLGQALPLHVEESLTYLQDHLLDVCQC; via the exons ATGGACTTCAGGGCGGCCAGTCAAGAGGACAGGCATTTTGTGTGCCCAGTTACACtcagaaaaataatgtctgGACCAGGTCAAGCCTTG ATTGATGTGGAGGATGAAGGCTTTGGAACTCCAGAGGTGCTATGCCGTCAGAGCCTGAGCCTGGTTTACAGTACCATCGATGAGAACTACCCAGAGGGCACTTTGCAGCTTTTGTCTGACTTACTACAACCTGGTTACTATCCCCCCAGAGATATCACTATGCATCTACTCCGCAGCATTCTGCTCGACCCACAGTGTCCCCATCACCTGGGTGTGCAGGCCTTTAACCTGCTGATGAGGACACAGAG ACACCACATGGCTGATAAAACCACAGTTCCGTGGGACTGGGAATTGTTGACCTCAGTCGTGGCCAGTCAG GACTCTACAAAGAGACATCGATGTGAGGTTGTGCGCATGCTCCTGGAGTATGTTGTGCAGACATTGGAAGATGACTTCCAGGCCAAACGTTCTATTTCTGCCCTCCACCACTCGATTGCTAAAGGCACATTGTCATGTGATCAGCAGTTCCCACGAGTCAG agACGTCATCAAATGGCTTTTTTCTGCCATTATGAAGTCGACAGAGAatgaagagagcagagagagagatgaacaaATCAG AATGGTGTCCATCTTCCAGAGGATGCTGTCTCTTGCTCTGGAGGTGGACCGCTCTCCAGCTCTCAACTCTGCCAAGCTGTCCCAGGAGCTCTTCCATATGCTCATCAGCAATATGCCTTTGCGAGCAcatag GAAGTTGTTGCTAGAGAGCCTGCAGAGCAAGCTGCTGAGATGTAAGCTATTGGAACATCTATTGGACTATGCATGCCCACTGAAAATCTCTCTGCCCATGTCACTTagtctgctgcttcactttctGAAGAACTGCACTCTGGCACCAGACCCTACG GATGGTACTGGAAGATGGCAGAGGTGGGAAGAGTTGGTCCATCTTCTCTGGATGTTGCTGCTCAGCTACAACAAAGCAATGAAAG GCTATCTGTGCAACTCAGTCACTGAACAAAGAGGCAGAGTTAGCACACTCGTCTACAAACCGGATGATAAGGTATCCAAGCTTGCCATTCGTGAAGCTGTCGAGACCTTCCTATTCAGATCCCAGGCTGACCTTGGCCAGGCACTACCTCTCCATGTGGAAGAGTCTCTCACTTATCTACAGGATCACCTGCTAGATGTCTGTCAGTGTTGA